The Candidatus Latescibacter sp. genome segment AATGCCAGATTGCGGAGAGTGGCTCTCACACAACGATCTTGAACAACTTGAAATCAGCAACTCGATTCTGCAAACCGCAATGCGCATCAAGGGATTGCTTGGAATTGTGGGAGATGGCTACAATCCAAAAGGCGTAGGGGAAAACGATATTATCATCCTCGCTTCGGCGTACGTCACTGGCGCGAAGTTGGTTTCAAACGAGGGGAGACAAACGCCTCCCCCCGTTATAAAGGCCAAGTGTAAGATTCCGGCAGTATGTGCCATGGCTGAGGTTTCTGTTCCTTGTATAAACTTTATCGAATACATTAAACTTTCAGGCGCAATTTTTCGTTAGAGTTTGAAGTTCTGGCTATCTATTTTTTACAATAGGCTGTTATGCTATTGCCGACCTTGGCCGTACGGGTGAGATCGTCAAGGTGTTCAACGGT includes the following:
- a CDS encoding DUF4411 family protein, with amino-acid sequence MQVFDASSMIYAWDNYPIRQFPGLWEWIRAQIEEKQQVMPRVAFEEVENKMPDCGEWLSHNDLEQLEISNSILQTAMRIKGLLGIVGDGYNPKGVGENDIIILASAYVTGAKLVSNEGRQTPPPVIKAKCKIPAVCAMAEVSVPCINFIEYIKLSGAIFR